One stretch of Sander vitreus isolate 19-12246 chromosome 16, sanVit1, whole genome shotgun sequence DNA includes these proteins:
- the rxfp3 gene encoding relaxin-3 receptor 1: MSGDINYEGSAGIVSAADFNLSCIFNTTNRSEGDFHLSDFNKTDYVGNGAAVVRIIISVIYSLVCALGLVGNLLVLYLMKSKQVWKKSSINLFVTSLAVTDFQFVLTLPFWAVENALDFTWLFGKAMCKIVSYVTAMNMYASVFFLTAMSVARYWSLASALKCRWRRRPHCCSARCITVFIWFAAVSAALPHAVFSTTVTVSSEDLCLVKFPETNRTAQFWLGLYHSQKVLLGFVLPLGIISACYLLLLRSITSRNINTSSAKRRAKVTKSVTIVVLSFFLCWLPNQALTAWGILIKLNVVHFSYEYYTTQVYVFPVSVCLAHSNSCLNPILYCLMRREFRKALTKLFWRMTSPRIRPFTATTKAAMDEQRHQVHASAPAEPAVVCYPPGAVVYNDGRDLPQNST; the protein is encoded by the coding sequence ATGTCTGGAGACATTAACTACGAAGGCTCAGCAGGGATTGTCTCTGCTGCAGACTTCAACCTGAGCTGCATTTTTAACACGACCAACCGCTCCGAGGGAGACTTCCACCTGTCAGACTTCAACAAGACAGATTATGTGGGAAACGGCGCCGCTGTTGTGAGGATAATCATCTCTGTCATTTACTCGCTGGTTTGCGCGCTGGGTCTGGTTGGGAACTTACTGGTGCTGTACCTGATGAAGTCCAAACAGGTGTGGAAAAAGTCCTCCATCAACCTTTTCGTAACTAGTTTGGCGGTGACGGACTTCCAGTTCGTCCTTACTCTGCCGTTCTGGGCGGTGGAAAACGCGCTGGACTTCACGTGGCTTTTCGGCAAAGCGATGTGCAAGATTGTCTCCTATGTGACGGCTATGAACATGTATGCCAGCGTGTTTTTCCTGACTGCTATGAGCGTGGCGAGGTACTGGTCGCTCGCCTCTGCGCTCAAGTGCAGGTGGCGGCGGCGACCACACTGCTGCTCCGCTCGGTGCATCACCGTTTTCATCTGGTTTGCCGCTGTCTCCGCCGCTCTGCCGCACGCAGTTTTCTCCACAACGGTGACCGTTTCCAGTGAGGACTTGTGTCTTGTCAAATTCCCGGAAACTAACAGAACAGCGCAGTTTTGGCTGGGACTGTATCATTCTCAGAAAGTGCTGCTGGGTTTTGTGTTGCCGCTGGGCATCATCTCAGCCTGCTATCTGCTCCTTTTGCGCTCCATCACTTCCAGAAACATCAACACCTCGAGCGCCAAACGACGCGCCAAGGTCACCAAGTCTGTCACCATCGTGGTTTTATCCTTTTTCCTCTGCTGGCTGCCCAACCAGGCGCTGACAGCCTGGGGCATCCTCATCAAACTCAACGTGGTTCATTTCAGTTATGAGTACTACACCACGCAGGTGTACGTCTTCCCCGTGTCCGTGTGCCTGGCGCACTCCAACAGCTGCCTGAACCCCATTCTGTACTGCCTGATGAGACGGGAGTTCAGGAAAGCGCTAACAAAACTCTTCTGGCGGATGACTTCTCCGAGAATAAGGCCGTTCACAGCCACCACAAAGGCAGCGATGGACGAGCAAAGGCACCAGGTCCACGCCAGCGCACCCGCGGAGCCCGCTGTGGTGTGTTATCCTCCCGGGGCTGTTGTGTACAATGACGGGCGAGACCTGCCGCAAAACAGCACGTAG